A portion of the Blattabacterium clevelandi genome contains these proteins:
- a CDS encoding inorganic diphosphatase has protein sequence MKINFDVLIEIPKGSRNKYEFDKKNNLIRLDRVLYSPMSYPTDYGFIPKTLSKDGDPLDVLVFLTEPTIPGCLIRVKPIGIFFMTDENGEDEKIISVPISDPNYNIINDIDEISFHAKKEIEHFFLVYKDLENKKVIIGDWKNKDIAISIYKESYLRYKNHKN, from the coding sequence ATGAAAATAAATTTTGATGTATTGATAGAAATACCTAAAGGAAGTAGAAATAAATATGAGTTTGATAAAAAAAATAATTTAATTCGATTAGATAGGGTATTGTATTCTCCTATGAGTTATCCAACAGATTATGGTTTTATTCCAAAAACCCTTTCAAAAGATGGGGACCCATTAGACGTTTTAGTTTTTTTAACTGAACCAACTATTCCAGGATGTTTGATCAGAGTTAAACCAATTGGTATTTTTTTTATGACTGATGAAAATGGAGAAGATGAAAAAATTATTTCTGTTCCTATTTCAGATCCAAATTATAATATAATTAACGATATTGATGAAATTTCTTTTCATGCTAAAAAAGAAATTGAACATTTTTTTCTAGTATATAAAGATTTAGAAAATAAGAAAGTGATAATAGGTGATTGGAAAAATAAAGATATAGCAATTTCTATTTATAAAGAATCTTATTTAAGATATAAGAATCATAAAAACTAA
- a CDS encoding YitT family protein, with the protein MKYTNFLKNLKYILQIFLGINSVAFGLESFLIPNSFIDGGIMGISLLLNMLTPLKLQFLLIFLNFPFIILGYKHIGHDFAIKTLISMFLLSLVLITINFPILTKDKMLASIFGGFFIGSGIGLTIRGGGVLDGTEVFAIYVSRKITYFSVSDIIILINISIFLISSFYLSIESAFYSILSYLVAAKTIDFVIDGIEEYTSVTIITDKSKKIHQMIKNMGFGVTIYNGKSGYNMKKLNIIYTIVTRLEINKLKIEIEKIDSKAFVITQNIKNTQGGMVKKRPFH; encoded by the coding sequence ATGAAATATACAAATTTTTTGAAAAATCTTAAATATATACTACAAATTTTTTTAGGGATAAACAGTGTTGCTTTTGGATTAGAAAGTTTTCTGATTCCAAATTCTTTTATAGATGGAGGAATAATGGGGATTTCTTTACTGTTAAATATGTTAACTCCATTAAAATTACAATTTTTATTAATTTTTTTGAATTTTCCTTTTATTATTTTAGGATATAAACATATAGGACATGATTTTGCTATCAAAACTTTGATTTCTATGTTTTTATTATCATTAGTTTTAATAACTATTAATTTTCCAATTTTAACAAAAGATAAGATGTTAGCTTCTATTTTTGGAGGATTTTTTATAGGTTCAGGAATAGGATTAACTATTAGGGGAGGAGGAGTTTTAGATGGAACTGAAGTATTCGCTATTTATGTAAGTAGAAAAATAACTTATTTTTCTGTAAGTGATATTATCATATTAATTAATATTTCCATTTTTTTAATATCTTCTTTTTATTTATCAATAGAGTCAGCATTTTATTCAATATTAAGTTATTTAGTAGCAGCTAAAACTATTGATTTTGTTATAGATGGAATAGAAGAATATACTAGTGTTACTATTATAACTGATAAATCAAAAAAAATACATCAGATGATTAAAAATATGGGATTTGGAGTAACCATTTATAATGGAAAAAGTGGATATAACATGAAAAAATTGAATATTATATATACAATAGTCACTCGTTTAGAAATAAATAAACTTAAAATAGAAATAGAAAAAATAGATTCTAAAGCTTTTGTTATTACACAAAATATAAAAAATACGCAAGGAGGTATGGTAAAAAAAAGACCTTTTCATTAA
- the aspS gene encoding aspartate--tRNA ligase, with translation MLYRTHNCGELCQKDIGKEVVLSGWIQKIRNLGSLIFIDIRDYFGIIQLIFSKNLIHKNFNLGKEFLIKVNGKVVKKKSKNFNISTGEIEILVSKLEILNPSIIPPFIIEDKTDGDEECRMKYRYLDIRRNPIKNNLILRHQISIEIRNFLSKNGFIEIETPLLINHTPEGARSFVVPSRIHSGQFYSLPQSPQLFKQLLMIGGIDKYFQIVKCFRDEDSRSDRQIEFTQIDCEMAFVEVNDILLFFEYFIQYIFKKIKNIQLEPFTCITYSDAIKKYGTETPDLRFLIKILDINDFIPKNKFEYFQKKKFIIVINVLKCSHYTYDQIYSIIKSIKQSKIEDQEIFWVKFFPNKTFISSKKKLFTRENLVKIIKNIDSHPGDLLFIFFSKKIQNKIKLNKLRIDISNCLNFLKNYQIFKPLWIIDLPLLEWNEKIQRYRSFHHPFTSPKKEDIHLLEKFPGDIRSKSYDLIINGVEIGGGSIRIHDKKIQNLIFKHLGLSIKEIKSEFGFLIKALEYGAPPHGGIAFGLDRLLSILEGKGNIKDFIAFPKNNSGKDIMVNSPSFLKEKKLKELNISKNTH, from the coding sequence ATGCTTTACCGAACACATAATTGCGGAGAATTATGTCAAAAAGATATTGGTAAAGAAGTGGTTTTATCTGGGTGGATTCAAAAAATAAGAAATTTAGGATCCTTGATTTTTATAGACATTAGAGATTATTTTGGAATCATACAACTTATTTTTTCAAAAAATTTAATACACAAAAACTTTAATTTAGGAAAAGAATTTCTCATTAAAGTTAATGGAAAAGTAGTAAAAAAAAAATCTAAAAATTTCAATATATCTACAGGAGAAATAGAAATTTTAGTTTCTAAACTAGAAATATTGAATCCATCTATTATCCCCCCTTTTATTATAGAAGATAAAACAGATGGAGATGAAGAATGTCGTATGAAATATAGATATCTTGACATCCGAAGAAATCCGATCAAAAATAATTTGATACTTCGTCATCAGATATCTATAGAAATAAGAAATTTTCTTTCTAAAAATGGATTCATAGAAATAGAAACTCCTTTATTGATAAACCATACTCCAGAAGGAGCTAGGAGTTTTGTCGTCCCTTCTAGAATTCATTCCGGTCAATTTTATTCTTTACCTCAATCTCCTCAATTATTCAAACAATTATTGATGATAGGAGGAATAGATAAATATTTTCAAATTGTAAAATGTTTCCGAGATGAAGATTCTCGTTCTGATCGTCAAATTGAATTTACACAAATAGATTGTGAAATGGCCTTTGTAGAGGTTAATGATATACTACTTTTTTTTGAATATTTTATTCAATATATATTCAAAAAAATAAAAAATATTCAATTAGAACCTTTTACTTGTATTACTTATTCTGATGCGATAAAAAAATATGGAACTGAAACCCCTGATCTACGTTTTTTAATAAAAATTTTGGATATCAATGATTTTATTCCAAAAAATAAATTTGAATATTTTCAAAAAAAAAAATTCATCATAGTGATTAACGTACTAAAATGCAGTCATTATACATATGATCAAATTTATTCAATAATAAAATCGATTAAACAATCAAAAATAGAAGATCAAGAAATTTTTTGGGTAAAATTTTTTCCTAATAAAACATTTATTTCTTCAAAAAAAAAATTATTTACTAGAGAAAATTTAGTAAAAATTATCAAAAATATAGATTCTCATCCTGGTGATTTATTATTTATTTTTTTTTCAAAAAAAATACAAAATAAAATAAAACTTAATAAATTACGTATAGATATATCAAATTGCTTAAATTTTCTAAAAAATTATCAAATATTTAAACCTTTATGGATTATAGATTTACCTCTTTTAGAGTGGAATGAAAAAATCCAAAGATATAGGTCTTTTCATCATCCTTTTACTAGTCCAAAAAAAGAAGATATCCATTTGTTGGAAAAATTTCCAGGTGATATTCGTTCCAAATCCTATGATTTAATTATTAATGGTGTGGAAATAGGTGGTGGATCTATACGTATTCATGATAAAAAAATACAAAATTTAATTTTCAAACATTTAGGATTATCCATAAAAGAAATAAAATCTGAATTTGGATTTTTAATTAAAGCTCTTGAATATGGTGCCCCTCCTCATGGAGGAATCGCATTTGGATTAGATAGATTATTATCTATTTTGGAAGGAAAAGGGAATATAAAAGATTTCATTGCTTTTCCAAAAAACAATTCTGGAAAAGATATTATGGTTAATTCTCCATCTTTTTTAAAAGAAAAAAAGTTAAAAGAATTGAATATATCAAAAAATACACATTAG
- the mrdA gene encoding penicillin-binding protein 2, translating into MKKLYIFYILLSSIGLIFIIRLFYLQIYTEKYILNAFNTSIKQEIIIPERGSIFDRNNNLLVFNQSIYELIVVPMLIDENFNIIEFCNLLGIKKDTFHKNLNKAKAYSKYLPSVFLPFISKEKFATIQEKLYKYKGFDWTKRSLRDYKVESSANILGYIGEVNQKNIKKESNYYQMGDFIGWAGVEKSYEKILRGKKGIKYWIKDRNGCIIESYNNKKNNVKSISGNDISLTIDWNLQKYAEQLMYQKKGGIVAINPKNGEILSLVSSPINNPNLFVGIHRSKEFKRLITNTIDYPLFDRTTQARYPPASPFKLLTELAGLQMGVVNTKTHFICYNGFKFGKKKIHCHSGYHRFPIGIETAVAVSCNNYFAQVYKRVIEKYPKNITKSVNEWCDIIKSFGFGNYLYNDLATGEKGMIPSGDYYNKKYGYSKWNALTIISNSIGQGEINVTPIQLANMVCAIANKGFFYTPHIVKYINHQPISNSNYTFAKYTKVKSKYFDYIIHGMEKVFAIGTGKNFKSSYIRMAGKTGTAQNFIKINHNTITLPDHSVFILFAPVEDPKIAISVIIENGGFGSRWAGPIASLIAEKYINNNVYRKNLEKKIMTSGLKIVYDSIAKMKGYNKKNTKYSIDKKK; encoded by the coding sequence TTGAAAAAATTATATATATTTTATATTTTATTAAGTTCTATAGGTTTAATTTTTATAATTAGATTATTCTATTTACAAATATATACTGAAAAGTATATTTTAAATGCATTTAATACATCTATAAAACAAGAAATTATTATTCCTGAAAGGGGCTCTATTTTTGATAGAAATAATAATTTATTAGTATTTAATCAGTCTATTTATGAATTAATAGTAGTCCCCATGTTAATAGATGAAAATTTTAATATCATAGAATTCTGTAATCTTCTAGGAATAAAAAAAGATACTTTTCATAAAAATTTAAATAAAGCAAAAGCTTATTCTAAATATTTACCTTCTGTTTTTCTTCCTTTTATTTCAAAGGAAAAATTCGCTACTATACAAGAGAAACTTTATAAATATAAAGGATTTGATTGGACTAAACGGTCTCTTAGAGATTATAAAGTAGAAAGTTCCGCTAATATTTTAGGATATATAGGGGAGGTAAATCAAAAAAATATTAAGAAAGAATCTAATTATTATCAAATGGGCGATTTTATAGGATGGGCCGGAGTAGAAAAATCTTATGAAAAAATATTAAGGGGTAAAAAAGGAATAAAATATTGGATTAAAGATAGAAATGGATGTATTATAGAAAGTTATAATAATAAAAAAAATAATGTAAAATCTATTAGTGGAAATGATATTTCTTTAACTATCGATTGGAATCTTCAAAAATATGCAGAACAATTGATGTATCAAAAAAAAGGTGGGATAGTAGCTATTAATCCTAAAAATGGAGAAATATTATCTTTAGTATCCAGTCCTATTAATAATCCTAATTTATTCGTAGGGATACATCGTTCTAAAGAATTTAAAAGGTTAATTACAAATACAATAGATTATCCATTATTTGATAGAACGACACAAGCACGTTATCCCCCTGCGTCTCCATTTAAATTGTTAACAGAATTAGCAGGTCTTCAAATGGGTGTTGTAAATACAAAAACCCATTTTATATGTTATAATGGATTTAAGTTTGGAAAAAAAAAAATTCATTGTCATTCTGGGTATCATAGATTTCCAATAGGGATAGAAACTGCTGTAGCTGTATCTTGTAATAATTACTTTGCACAAGTTTATAAACGTGTAATTGAAAAATATCCAAAAAATATAACGAAAAGTGTGAATGAATGGTGTGACATTATTAAAAGTTTTGGATTTGGAAATTATTTGTATAATGATTTAGCTACTGGAGAAAAAGGAATGATTCCATCTGGAGATTATTACAATAAAAAATATGGATATTCTAAATGGAATGCTCTTACCATTATTTCAAATAGTATTGGACAAGGAGAAATTAATGTAACTCCTATTCAATTAGCTAATATGGTTTGTGCTATAGCAAATAAAGGTTTTTTTTATACTCCACATATTGTAAAATATATTAATCATCAACCTATTTCTAATTCAAACTATACTTTTGCTAAATATACTAAAGTAAAAAGTAAGTATTTTGATTACATTATTCATGGTATGGAAAAAGTTTTTGCAATTGGAACTGGAAAAAATTTTAAATCTTCATATATTAGAATGGCTGGGAAAACAGGAACTGCACAAAATTTTATTAAAATTAATCATAATACTATTACTCTTCCTGATCACTCTGTTTTTATTTTATTTGCTCCAGTAGAAGATCCTAAAATAGCTATTTCAGTTATCATAGAAAATGGAGGATTTGGATCTCGTTGGGCTGGACCTATAGCTAGTCTTATTGCAGAAAAATATATTAATAATAATGTATATAGAAAAAATCTTGAGAAAAAAATAATGACTTCAGGATTAAAAATAGTATACGATTCTATAGCAAAGATGAAAGGTTATAATAAAAAAAATACAAAATATTCTATTGATAAAAAGAAATAA
- a CDS encoding dihydrolipoamide acetyltransferase family protein: MAEYNLILPSMGESIVEATIIRWLKKEGDYIKEEDLLVEISTDKVDSEITSPVNGILKKKLFSTNEVAKVGSPIAILEIEDKEIYLENRTRFYSPFIRTIAKKEGISLYELESIEGTGKKGRINKNDIIKYIRNKKENKIVNKNDTILSSTCCLINNNQQSNENKNETIVEMDRIRKITSSHMVYSKKISAHVTSFVEADVTNIVKWRDKMKDIFKKNTGEKLTLMSIFVECVVKAIKDYPMINISVNGTNIIKKKNIHIGLATALPNGNLIVPVIKNADSYSLGGLIKIINNLIKRAKSNQLKPEETKGGTYTISNIGSFGNLFGTPIIHQPQVAIMGIGLIQKKLSVIEKPEGDFIGIRHKIYLSHSYDHRVIDGVLGGGFVKKVALYLEEYKCYTKII; this comes from the coding sequence ATGGCTGAGTATAATTTAATTCTTCCATCCATGGGTGAAAGTATAGTTGAGGCTACTATCATTCGGTGGTTAAAAAAAGAAGGAGATTATATCAAAGAAGAAGATTTATTAGTGGAAATTTCTACGGATAAAGTAGATTCTGAAATTACTTCTCCAGTAAATGGAATACTGAAAAAAAAATTATTTTCTACAAATGAGGTAGCTAAAGTAGGAAGTCCTATAGCAATTCTAGAAATAGAAGATAAAGAAATTTATCTAGAAAATAGAACACGATTTTATTCCCCTTTTATACGTACCATTGCTAAAAAAGAAGGGATTAGTTTATATGAATTAGAATCTATAGAAGGAACTGGAAAAAAAGGAAGAATTAATAAAAATGATATTATAAAATATATTAGAAATAAAAAAGAAAATAAAATAGTTAATAAAAATGATACTATTTTATCTTCTACTTGTTGTCTCATAAATAATAATCAGCAGAGTAATGAAAATAAAAACGAAACCATAGTAGAAATGGATAGAATTCGTAAAATAACTTCATCTCATATGGTTTATAGTAAAAAAATATCTGCTCATGTAACATCTTTTGTAGAAGCAGATGTTACAAATATCGTTAAATGGAGAGATAAAATGAAGGATATTTTTAAGAAAAATACAGGAGAAAAATTGACTTTGATGTCTATATTTGTAGAATGTGTAGTGAAAGCTATCAAAGATTATCCTATGATCAATATATCTGTGAATGGAACTAATATTATAAAAAAAAAAAATATTCATATAGGATTAGCTACAGCATTACCTAATGGTAATCTCATTGTTCCTGTGATTAAAAATGCAGATTCTTATAGTTTGGGGGGATTAATCAAAATTATCAATAATTTAATAAAAAGAGCTAAATCTAATCAATTAAAACCTGAAGAAACTAAAGGTGGCACCTATACCATTAGTAATATAGGAAGTTTTGGAAATCTATTTGGAACTCCTATTATACATCAACCTCAAGTAGCTATTATGGGAATAGGATTAATACAAAAAAAATTATCTGTTATAGAAAAACCAGAAGGAGATTTTATTGGGATAAGACATAAGATTTATTTATCTCATTCTTATGATCATCGTGTAATAGATGGTGTACTCGGAGGTGGATTTGTTAAAAAAGTTGCCTTATATTTAGAAGAATATAAATGTTATACAAAAATAATATGA
- the lnt gene encoding apolipoprotein N-acyltransferase: protein MYFFFYSILSGILLGLGWPTNGNPLFLFIAFIPLLYIEECLSNYLFYSKKIIFFIFIFSFLSFLIWNAISTWWLSYAKRPNGDFAIEAYLIPMLLNAFFMSIVFIFYSWIKKSVDNKKIGYLFLICIWISFEKMHLEWELSWPWLNLGNGFSNHIDWIQWYEYTGSLGGSIWIWSVNIGLMNSIIEYQKNNNQLNLYKNIFINVGKIFLLIFISNYIYLKYEEKKDGSVEVFILQPNIDPYYQKYKISTDKLIFQLKKLMDKKISFEKKTFIIAPETVLPGKGKKISMDNIEKDRTISIFRNYLSRFYPKTVFITGVELYALYHQWNRSKTSTPIFLESKHNIRWLDLFNSIIQIGVSENIKIHHKSKLVPAVETLPYKKILFPILGDILLNFGGSVMEHGKSKDPFSDIFIHPNFGIKVVPIICYESIFGEYVSKFIKKNNADFIIIITNDGWWGRSQGYKQHLSYARLRAIENRKYIARSSNTGVSCFINEKGEIISSIPYGKKGILSDKVSINRRKTFYTKNGDYLAKISLLTVIIIFIYTTIFRFYIKNKI from the coding sequence ATGTATTTTTTTTTCTATAGTATACTTTCTGGAATTTTATTGGGATTAGGATGGCCTACTAATGGTAATCCTTTATTTTTATTCATAGCTTTTATTCCTTTATTATACATAGAAGAATGTTTGAGTAATTATTTATTCTATTCTAAAAAAATTATTTTTTTCATTTTTATATTTTCTTTTCTTAGTTTTTTAATATGGAATGCTATTTCTACATGGTGGTTATCTTATGCAAAGAGACCTAATGGGGATTTTGCTATAGAAGCTTATTTAATTCCTATGCTTTTAAATGCTTTTTTTATGTCAATAGTATTTATTTTTTATTCATGGATAAAAAAAAGTGTAGACAATAAAAAAATAGGATATCTATTCTTAATTTGTATATGGATATCATTTGAAAAAATGCATTTAGAATGGGAATTATCTTGGCCTTGGTTAAATTTAGGAAATGGATTTTCTAATCATATAGATTGGATTCAATGGTATGAATATACGGGGTCATTAGGGGGTAGCATCTGGATATGGAGTGTTAATATAGGATTAATGAATTCTATTATAGAATATCAAAAAAACAATAATCAACTAAATTTATACAAAAATATTTTTATCAATGTAGGAAAAATATTTTTATTAATTTTTATTTCAAACTATATATACTTGAAATATGAAGAAAAAAAAGATGGATCTGTAGAAGTCTTCATTTTACAACCTAATATTGATCCATATTATCAGAAGTATAAAATTTCTACGGATAAATTAATTTTTCAATTGAAAAAATTAATGGATAAAAAAATATCTTTTGAAAAAAAGACATTTATTATAGCTCCAGAAACAGTTTTACCTGGAAAAGGTAAAAAAATTTCTATGGACAATATCGAAAAAGATAGAACTATTTCAATATTTAGAAATTATCTCAGTAGATTTTATCCAAAAACCGTATTTATTACAGGAGTAGAATTATATGCTTTATATCATCAATGGAATAGAAGTAAAACTTCTACTCCCATTTTTTTGGAATCTAAACACAATATACGATGGTTAGATCTATTTAATTCTATAATTCAAATTGGTGTATCTGAAAATATAAAAATTCATCATAAATCAAAACTAGTACCAGCTGTAGAAACTCTTCCTTATAAAAAAATTCTTTTCCCTATATTGGGGGATATTTTACTTAATTTTGGAGGAAGTGTAATGGAACATGGAAAATCGAAAGATCCTTTTTCCGATATATTTATACATCCTAATTTTGGAATTAAAGTAGTTCCTATTATTTGCTATGAATCTATTTTTGGAGAATACGTATCTAAATTTATTAAAAAAAATAATGCAGATTTTATAATAATAATAACTAATGATGGATGGTGGGGTAGATCACAAGGTTACAAACAACACCTTTCTTATGCTCGTCTTAGAGCAATTGAAAATAGAAAGTATATAGCTAGATCTTCCAATACCGGAGTATCTTGTTTTATTAATGAAAAAGGAGAAATAATTTCTTCTATTCCTTATGGAAAAAAAGGAATATTATCCGATAAAGTTAGCATTAATAGAAGGAAGACATTTTATACAAAAAATGGAGATTATCTAGCTAAGATAAGTTTATTAACAGTAATAATAATTTTTATTTATACCACAATATTTCGTTTTTATATAAAAAATAAGATTTGA
- a CDS encoding NAD(P)H-hydrate dehydratase, which translates to MKILSLNQIKKIDQYCIDHENISSIELIERSAKSCLNWIIHNYRNLKKIILLAGNGKNGGDGLSLARMLYQQYGSTVITIYILNISNHFSPEFIINKNKILKYGGIELKTIHEGEDFPIFLDNKNSLLIDAIFGIGLNRPIKKYWKSFFHYINNENKFISVISIDLPSGLFMEKNKNNFEGIIKATHTLTFQSPKLPFFLSDYANYIGKWHLLNIGYKESYTNEMYVKNFYIDDILIKSIYKKRKKFSHKGNYGHGLLIGGYHGMIGSIALSAKASFRIGIGKLSVYVPRCGYQILQILIPEAIINTDLEDQFISNIPINIHVNAIGIGMGMGGKTITAYALESFFLKNKKNKIPMVIDADAINILSNQFKIINFIPEKTIFTPHPKEFRRLCGPWKNDYQKLDLLKKFSKKYKIYIVLKGAHTVISTPNGNLYFNSTGNPGMATAGSGDVLSGMITGLLAQGYTPKQSCIMGVYLHGLAGDIASIEKNEESIIAEDIINYIGKSYQKIKMYQK; encoded by the coding sequence ATGAAAATTCTTTCGTTAAATCAAATTAAAAAAATAGATCAATATTGTATTGATCACGAAAATATTTCTTCTATAGAATTAATAGAAAGATCGGCTAAAAGTTGTTTGAATTGGATTATTCATAATTATCGTAATCTTAAAAAAATTATATTATTAGCAGGAAATGGAAAAAATGGAGGAGATGGCCTTTCCTTAGCAAGAATGTTATATCAACAATATGGGAGTACGGTAATCACTATATATATTCTGAATATTTCTAATCATTTTTCTCCAGAATTTATCATTAATAAAAATAAAATCCTAAAGTATGGAGGAATAGAATTGAAAACTATTCATGAGGGAGAAGATTTTCCTATTTTTTTAGATAATAAAAATAGCCTACTTATTGATGCAATTTTTGGAATAGGATTGAATAGACCTATAAAAAAATATTGGAAATCTTTTTTTCATTATATTAATAATGAAAATAAATTTATATCCGTTATTTCTATAGATCTTCCATCTGGTCTTTTTATGGAAAAAAATAAAAATAATTTTGAAGGAATTATAAAAGCGACTCATACATTAACTTTTCAAAGTCCTAAATTACCTTTTTTTTTATCAGATTATGCTAACTATATTGGAAAATGGCATTTATTAAATATTGGATATAAAGAATCCTATACAAATGAAATGTATGTAAAGAATTTTTATATCGATGATATTTTGATTAAATCCATATATAAAAAAAGAAAAAAATTTTCTCATAAAGGGAACTATGGTCATGGACTACTGATTGGAGGATATCATGGAATGATTGGATCTATAGCTCTTTCTGCAAAAGCAAGTTTTCGAATTGGTATTGGAAAATTGAGTGTATATGTACCACGTTGTGGATATCAAATTTTACAAATTCTAATACCAGAAGCTATTATAAATACAGATTTAGAAGATCAATTTATAAGTAATATCCCTATTAATATTCATGTAAATGCGATAGGTATAGGAATGGGAATGGGGGGAAAAACTATAACTGCATATGCATTAGAATCTTTCTTTTTAAAAAATAAAAAAAATAAAATCCCTATGGTCATAGATGCGGATGCTATAAATATATTATCTAATCAATTCAAAATAATCAATTTTATACCAGAAAAAACTATTTTTACTCCACATCCAAAAGAATTTAGAAGATTATGTGGTCCATGGAAAAATGATTATCAAAAATTAGACTTATTAAAAAAATTTTCTAAAAAATATAAAATTTATATTGTATTAAAAGGAGCACATACAGTTATTTCAACTCCTAATGGAAATCTTTATTTTAATAGCACTGGAAATCCAGGAATGGCTACCGCAGGAAGTGGGGATGTATTAAGTGGAATGATTACAGGTTTATTAGCTCAAGGATATACCCCCAAACAATCTTGTATTATGGGTGTATACTTACATGGTTTAGCAGGAGATATAGCTTCAATAGAAAAAAATGAAGAATCTATAATAGCGGAAGATATTATAAATTATATAGGAAAATCTTATCAAAAAATAAAAATGTATCAAAAATAA
- the rodA gene encoding rod shape-determining protein RodA, which translates to MIKRNKILLVNIDWWIVIIYIFMIFFGCMNLCSVSYEKAEKQFIWIILSFIFIFIVFLFKPIHYKYFSPFFFLFTLFLLIGVFFFGKNINGSKSWYVFGPISFQPSELSKISTSLMIARIMSQENIQKNKNTLLYISIIVILPTLLIFFQPDPGTSIVFSSFILTFYREGLSVFFIFYILFLVFLFVISLNISPWIIVFFLFFIFLLIFFLKKKKTINNLLFYIFFFIIFSTFVFVSPFFYKKLLKKHHRDRINILFKNEFDRKYRENIGYNLLYSKTAIGSGKFFGKGYQKGTITKGKFVPEQHTDYIFCTVGEEWGFIGSVILIIFYLWFISRIYFLSERQKDLFGRIFGYSVGNIFFIHIILNLGMVMGLFPTIGIVFPFFSYGGSSIWSFTVLLFIFIRLDSSDQTSLI; encoded by the coding sequence TTGATAAAAAGAAATAAAATATTATTGGTCAATATTGATTGGTGGATTGTAATAATTTATATTTTCATGATTTTTTTTGGATGTATGAACCTATGTTCTGTTTCTTATGAAAAAGCAGAAAAACAATTTATATGGATTATATTGAGTTTTATTTTCATATTTATAGTTTTTTTATTTAAACCAATACATTATAAATATTTTTCTCCATTCTTTTTTTTATTTACGTTATTTCTTTTGATCGGAGTATTTTTTTTTGGTAAAAATATAAATGGATCAAAATCTTGGTATGTTTTTGGTCCTATTAGTTTTCAACCTTCTGAATTATCTAAAATATCGACTTCTTTGATGATAGCTCGTATTATGAGTCAAGAAAATATTCAAAAAAATAAAAATACATTATTATATATATCTATAATAGTAATATTACCCACATTATTAATATTTTTTCAACCTGATCCAGGTACTTCTATAGTTTTTTCTTCATTTATTCTAACTTTTTATAGAGAAGGATTATCTGTATTTTTTATATTTTATATATTATTTTTAGTTTTTTTATTCGTTATTTCGTTAAATATTTCACCTTGGATCATTGTATTCTTTCTTTTTTTTATTTTTCTACTTATTTTTTTTTTAAAAAAAAAAAAAACCATAAATAATTTATTATTTTATATTTTTTTCTTTATCATTTTTTCTACTTTTGTTTTTGTATCTCCATTTTTTTATAAAAAATTATTGAAAAAACATCATAGAGATAGGATTAATATTCTATTTAAAAACGAATTTGATAGAAAATATAGAGAAAATATAGGATATAATCTTTTATATTCCAAAACTGCTATTGGATCTGGAAAATTTTTTGGGAAAGGATATCAAAAAGGGACCATTACAAAAGGAAAATTTGTTCCTGAACAACATACAGATTATATTTTTTGTACTGTAGGAGAAGAATGGGGATTTATAGGAAGTGTAATTTTAATTATATTTTATTTATGGTTTATTAGTCGTATTTATTTTTTATCTGAAAGACAAAAAGATCTTTTTGGAAGAATTTTTGGATATTCTGTAGGAAATATTTTTTTTATCCATATTATCCTAAATTTAGGAATGGTGATGGGTTTATTTCCAACAATAGGAATTGTTTTCCCATTTTTTAGTTATGGAGGATCTTCTATTTGGTCTTTTACTGTTTTACTATTTATTTTTATTCGATTAGATTCTTCAGATCAAACTAGTTTGATCTAA